The Thermosipho japonicus region CCATTAAAACACGTAGGTATTAAAAACTTAAAATATCCAGTTGTCGTTTTAGACAAAAAAAATAAAAATCAACATACTGTAGCTGAAATAAATATGTATGTTGACCTTCCAAAAGATTTTCGTGGCACACACATGAGTAGATTTTTAGAAGTATTAAATAAATTCCACCTTAAAATCGATCCAAAAAACATAAAGGCAATTTTGGATGAGCTAAAAAAGACACTTAAAGCCCAAAGTGCTTCTATAGAAATAATGTTTCCCTACTTTCTACAAAAAAAGGCACCGGTAACAAAAATTGAAAGCTATATGGAATACAAATGTGGCTTTAAGGCATATGATACAAACGAACAATATGAATTCTACATCGTTGTAGAAGTTCCCATTCAAACACTATGCCCCTGCTCAAAAGAAATAAGTAAATATAACGCTCACAATCAGAGGGCTCTTGCAAGAATTGAAGTTGAAACAAGTGAACTTATTTGGTTTGAAGATTTGATAGAATTAGCAGAAAGTTCTGCAAGTGTGCCGCTTTTTACCCTTCTCAAGAGACCTGACGAAAAATATGTTACTGAAAGAGCATATGAAAATCCAAAATTTGTAGAAGATGTTGCAAGGGATATCGCGCTCTCAATAAAGGAAAATAAGAAAATTAGATGGTTTAAAGTCGAAGTTGAAAGTTTTGAATCTATTCATAATCACAATGCTTATGCTTGTGTGGATTCAGACACAATGGAGGTGTAAACATGAACGAACAAAAAATACTCACACTTCTTGGATTTGCATCAAAAGCAAAAAAATTGGTATATGGAAAAGATAATATAAGAGATTATATAAAAAATCCAAAACTGAAAAATAAATTAATAATTATGGCAAAAGACACAGGAGAAAGAGTAAAAAAAGATATTAAAATAAGATGTGATATTTCAAAAGTTCCATTAATTGAATTTTCTGATAAAAAAACTATATCTAAAGCAACAGGTATGGAAAATGTTGCAGTAATTGGAATAATCGATGAAA contains the following coding sequences:
- the folE2 gene encoding GTP cyclohydrolase FolE2 encodes the protein MRDVQSERDERNVPLKHVGIKNLKYPVVVLDKKNKNQHTVAEINMYVDLPKDFRGTHMSRFLEVLNKFHLKIDPKNIKAILDELKKTLKAQSASIEIMFPYFLQKKAPVTKIESYMEYKCGFKAYDTNEQYEFYIVVEVPIQTLCPCSKEISKYNAHNQRALARIEVETSELIWFEDLIELAESSASVPLFTLLKRPDEKYVTERAYENPKFVEDVARDIALSIKENKKIRWFKVEVESFESIHNHNAYACVDSDTMEV
- a CDS encoding L7Ae/L30e/S12e/Gadd45 family ribosomal protein, coding for MNEQKILTLLGFASKAKKLVYGKDNIRDYIKNPKLKNKLIIMAKDTGERVKKDIKIRCDISKVPLIEFSDKKTISKATGMENVAVIGIIDENMVKSILEFYSKGG